Sequence from the Myxococcales bacterium genome:
TGACCCACGACACGGCGTCCGTCGTGGCCGCCGAGGGGCCGCTCGCCGGCGTCTTCCTCACGCACCTCCACACCGATCCCATCGCCGGCTTGCCCGACATTCCGAAGGGCACGCCCCTCTACACGGGGCCCGGAGAGACGAGCCAGCGGTTCTTCCTAAACGCCTTCGCGAAAGGCCCCACCGACGAAGCCCTCGCGGGGCACGCGCCCATTTCCGAGCTCCCCTTCGCGCGCGACCCCGATGGGCGCTTCGAGGGGATCCTCGACGTCTTCGGCGATGGCTCGTTCTTCGCGCTCTGGGTCCCCGGCCACACGGCCGGCAGCGCGGCTTATCTTGCGCGCACCGAGGCGGGTCCAGTCCTCTACGTCGGCGACACCTGCCATACGCAATGGGGTTGGGAGCACGGCGTGCCGCCGGGCCAGTTTACCCGCGACGGGAAGCAGAACGCCGAGAGCCTCGCGCGCCTCCGCGAGCTCGTGGCCGCGCATCCGAAGATGGAGGTTCGCTTGGGCCATCAGCACCCGGCGTCGTCGCCCTCGGTCGCGAGCGTCCACTGAGGCGGGCGCGCCGCAAGGCGAGGCGGAAGCGAGCGACGTCTCAAGCGAGGCCCAGGGCGGCAGCACCTTGACGCACCGCACAAACCTCCCTACTCGGAGCGCGTGCGCTGCATCGTCGCTACGTCCCTGACGGCCCTCGCTCTCACCATCGCCGGGTGCGGCACCGCGGAAGCGCCCTTGGCGACTGGCGCAGGCCCCGGCGCCGAAGCCGCTCCCGGCGGTTCGAGCGAGCCCGCATCCTCGGCCTCGGGCAACGTCGCTGCCGACGCCGGCGCCGCGTCAACGCCGCCTCCCGCCGGCGGCCCATCACCGACCTGCGCGACCCGTGTGCCGCAGCCGGAAGAGGGCGTCTGGACGCTCTCCGTAGGCGGGCGTGAGCGCGTCGCCAAGGTGCACGTGCCGGCGATCGTGAAGGCGGACGTCGAGACTCCGCTCGTCATGAATTTCCATGGATTCACCTCCAACGCATCGCAACAATCGCTCCTCTCGGGCATGAGCGCGAAAGCTGACAAGGAGGGCTTCGTCGTCATCTACCCGGAGGGCCTCCAATCGAGCTGGAACGCCGGCGCCTGCTGCGGCTCCTCCATGAACGACAGCATCGACGACGTAGGCTTCGTCTCAGCGCTCCTCGACGAAGCTGAGAAGCGCCTGTGCGTCGACAAGCGACGCATCTTCGTCACCGGGATGTCGAACGGAGCCTTCCTCTCCCACAAGCTTGGGTGCACCCTCGCCGATCGCATCGCGGCGATCGCACCGGTGGCCGGCGTCGTCGCGACACCGACGTGCACGCCGTCGCGACCGGTCCCGGTCTTTCACACGCACGGCACGCTCGACGCGCTGGTTCCGTTTTTCGGCGACGCCATCAAAGGCTTCCCTTCGGCTCGGAACTCCGCCGACGCGTGGGCCCTCCGGAACGGCTGCTCGCTAACGCCGACGGAGGTTTTTCGGAACTTCGACGCGCGCTGCGAGACGTACCCCGGCTGCAAAGCCGGCGGCGACGTGACCCTCTGCATCATCGAGGGCGGCGGCCATACATGGCCTGGGGGCTTGCCGGTCCCTGCCTTCGGTCACACCAGCTACTCGATGAACGTCACCGACAAGATGTGGGAGTTCTTCCGGCAACATCCCCTCTAAGTGACGGAGCCTGGGCCCGCTACCGGCTTCCGCCGTCGAGGTACGCGCAATCGAAGTTGGGATCGTAGCCGGGCGCGCCGGCGCACGTGTCCGCTTCAAAGACGGCACCGGAGACGGTACCGACGAGCGCCGGAGCCGCGCGGATGGAGGCCCCCACCGACAGCGAATCGCAGTCGGCGGCGCCCGTCGAGGAGAGGTCGGCGAACGAGCAGAGGAGGTCACGGAAGGTGAAGTCTCCCGTCTCGCAGACGAGGCCCGGTCCTGCGTCGGGCACGAGGAGCGCCGCCGGCACGTGGGCCACGGTGTGAAGGAGCTCGCGAGTGCGTAGTCGGAGCCCGAGCAAGCCTCTCACGATCGCGTAGTCGGCGGGCCCGTCTTGCCGCGGCACGACCTCGAGCCGTCCCGTGAGCCGGCCCGATTCAAAACGCGTGCGAGACGCCTGCGCGCCG
This genomic interval carries:
- a CDS encoding MBL fold metallo-hydrolase encodes the protein MRTRTKRSLLLAPLGLAAALGLFVGIGVRASDHPTAPATPGPSVPFSRVPFSRMDSLIDRPGPLSTKTFVSADWQVDREGLIDLAHPEANKAGLKSGLEPIQIYLHVVRHPQRGTFFIDTGVERAVRDAPERAVLRGFMAKAMHIDLMKVTHDTASVVAAEGPLAGVFLTHLHTDPIAGLPDIPKGTPLYTGPGETSQRFFLNAFAKGPTDEALAGHAPISELPFARDPDGRFEGILDVFGDGSFFALWVPGHTAGSAAYLARTEAGPVLYVGDTCHTQWGWEHGVPPGQFTRDGKQNAESLARLRELVAAHPKMEVRLGHQHPASSPSVASVH